Proteins encoded by one window of Fischerella sp. PCC 9605:
- a CDS encoding glycosyltransferase family 2 protein: protein MSEKFTVAICICTRNRPENLKKALDSLEKSTYPIHETIVSDDSTNSDTEALIYSHYPSVKYLPGPRQGLGANRNNALKAVTGSHVLFLDDDAVLGETFLETVFAYLENYVKESGDDIDKIIVTGPQLDHGHLMFPGKQDFLGFQKIPYQDGEEMESVVINSAVFPTDIFQKVLFDEKLVYGCDEIDFTTRAVRQGFKIKLCPEAVNIHLPSLVNRDFYKPYHEASRIYVTFKRYLSTEQKVLKAWFYLVIASLHTTAHSLKAAGMQGIVKTIQTLRLVSSYLSLEYSRR, encoded by the coding sequence ATGTCTGAAAAATTTACGGTTGCTATTTGTATTTGTACAAGAAATAGACCAGAGAATTTAAAAAAAGCGTTAGATTCTCTTGAGAAATCAACCTATCCAATCCATGAAACAATCGTATCAGATGACAGTACTAACAGTGATACCGAAGCCCTTATCTATTCGCATTATCCAAGTGTGAAATATTTACCTGGACCGAGACAAGGTCTAGGGGCTAATAGGAATAATGCTTTAAAGGCTGTAACTGGTTCTCATGTACTCTTTCTCGACGATGATGCTGTTTTAGGCGAAACTTTTTTGGAGACAGTTTTTGCCTATTTAGAAAATTACGTCAAAGAATCAGGAGATGATATTGATAAAATCATTGTGACCGGACCTCAGTTAGATCATGGGCATTTAATGTTCCCTGGCAAACAAGATTTTCTAGGGTTTCAGAAAATTCCCTATCAAGACGGTGAAGAGATGGAATCTGTGGTAATCAATAGTGCAGTTTTTCCAACTGATATCTTCCAAAAAGTGTTATTTGATGAAAAATTAGTCTACGGTTGTGACGAAATAGATTTTACGACTAGAGCGGTTAGGCAAGGATTTAAAATCAAACTTTGCCCAGAGGCTGTAAATATCCACTTGCCATCGCTTGTTAATCGTGACTTTTATAAACCGTATCACGAAGCTTCACGAATTTACGTCACTTTCAAGCGATATTTATCCACCGAGCAAAAAGTGCTAAAGGCTTGGTTTTACTTAGTAATAGCCTCACTGCACACAACTGCTCACAGTTTAAAAGCAGCAGGTATGCAAGGAATTGTGAAAACGATTCAAACCTTGCGTTTAGTATCATCTTATTTGTCTCTCGAATATTCCAGAAGGTAA
- a CDS encoding glycosyltransferase family 2 protein, whose amino-acid sequence MSKKITVSVCICTRNRPENLKKALDSLEQSTYPIHETIVSDDSTNSDTEALIHAEYPSVKYLPGPRQGLGANRNNALKAVTGSHVLFLDDDAVLGETFLETVFAYLENYVKESGDEIDKIIVTGTQTDDGHVIFPGKQDFLGFQKIPYQENEEMETVVIISTVFPAGVFQKVLFDEKLVYGCDEVDFTTRALKQGFKIKLCSEAVNHHFGSDINRDFYKPYHEASRIYVTFKRYLSTEQKVLKAWVYLVIASLHTTAHSLKAAGMQGILKTIQTLRLVSSYLSLEYFPEGK is encoded by the coding sequence ATGTCTAAAAAAATCACAGTTTCTGTTTGTATTTGTACAAGAAATAGACCAGAGAATTTAAAAAAAGCGTTAGATTCTCTTGAGCAATCAACCTATCCAATCCATGAAACAATCGTATCAGATGACAGTACTAACAGTGATACTGAAGCATTGATTCATGCTGAATATCCAAGTGTGAAATATTTACCTGGACCGAGACAAGGTCTAGGGGCTAATAGGAATAATGCTTTAAAGGCTGTAACTGGTTCTCATGTACTCTTTCTCGACGATGATGCTGTTTTAGGCGAAACTTTTTTGGAGACAGTTTTTGCCTATTTAGAAAATTACGTCAAAGAATCAGGGGATGAAATCGATAAAATCATTGTGACTGGAACTCAGACAGATGATGGTCATGTAATTTTTCCTGGCAAACAAGACTTTCTAGGTTTTCAGAAAATTCCTTATCAGGAAAATGAAGAAATGGAAACTGTGGTAATTATTAGCACAGTTTTCCCCGCTGGTGTTTTCCAAAAAGTGTTGTTTGATGAAAAATTAGTCTACGGTTGTGATGAAGTAGATTTTACAACTAGAGCGCTGAAGCAAGGATTTAAAATCAAGCTTTGCTCAGAGGCTGTAAACCATCACTTTGGTTCGGATATTAATCGTGACTTTTATAAACCGTATCACGAAGCTTCACGAATTTACGTCACTTTCAAGCGATATTTATCCACCGAGCAAAAAGTGCTAAAGGCTTGGGTTTACTTAGTAATAGCCTCACTGCACACAACTGCTCACAGTTTAAAAGCAGCAGGTATGCAAGGCATTCTTAAGACAATTCAAACCTTGCGCCTAGTCTCATCTTATTTGTCTTTGGAGTATTTCCCAGAAGGTAAGTAG